From the genome of Dehalococcoidia bacterium, one region includes:
- a CDS encoding CoA transferase → MLKHLRVLEVAGFGTAICGQILGDLGADVVVVEPPEGAALRRRPPFYQDTPHPDRSLPWWAYNRNKRGVTLDLTTTDGQERFRRLAAGADFVLEGMGPGNAAGAPSMEALGLGYERLSAENPRLIMVSTSPFGLDGPKAHWLASDIVIMASSTVLSFTGDADRAPLRISVPQAHLHAGAEAAATALIAHQGRVKTSRGQRLDVSAQQAVTMATQCNILATAWQDPRSYLSRVAGGVAAGPMTLKLVFPCKDGYVSCTFFFGTAIGPATNRLMQVLHEAGFADDSLAAKDYVNYANLLFSGQEPPSELLRAYDAVIAYFMTKTKLELFELARERGLLLGPCSTIEDVVESPQWRDRGYWVEVEHPELGKSFLYPGPFVKLSATPIQYRRRAPLLGEHNAELLGQ, encoded by the coding sequence ATGCTAAAACACCTGCGCGTACTGGAGGTCGCCGGCTTCGGCACCGCGATCTGCGGCCAGATCCTCGGCGACCTCGGCGCCGACGTGGTCGTGGTCGAGCCGCCGGAGGGTGCGGCGCTGCGCCGCCGCCCACCCTTCTACCAGGACACGCCGCACCCCGACCGCAGCCTGCCCTGGTGGGCGTACAACCGCAACAAGCGCGGCGTCACGCTCGATTTGACCACGACGGACGGCCAGGAGCGCTTCCGCCGCCTCGCCGCCGGGGCGGACTTCGTGCTGGAGGGCATGGGGCCGGGGAATGCCGCCGGCGCGCCAAGCATGGAGGCGCTGGGGCTGGGCTACGAGCGGCTTTCGGCCGAAAATCCCAGGCTGATCATGGTCTCGACCTCGCCCTTCGGGCTGGACGGGCCGAAGGCACACTGGCTCGCCTCCGATATCGTGATCATGGCCTCGTCCACCGTGCTCTCGTTCACCGGCGACGCCGACCGGGCGCCGCTGCGCATCAGCGTGCCGCAGGCGCACCTGCACGCCGGCGCCGAGGCGGCGGCCACGGCGTTGATCGCCCATCAGGGCCGTGTGAAGACGAGTCGCGGCCAGCGCCTGGACGTCTCCGCGCAGCAGGCGGTGACGATGGCGACGCAGTGCAACATCCTCGCCACCGCCTGGCAGGATCCGCGCTCCTATCTCTCGCGCGTGGCCGGCGGCGTGGCGGCGGGGCCGATGACGCTGAAGCTCGTCTTCCCCTGCAAAGACGGCTACGTCTCCTGCACCTTCTTCTTCGGCACGGCGATCGGCCCCGCCACGAACCGGCTGATGCAGGTGCTGCACGAGGCGGGCTTCGCCGACGACTCGCTGGCGGCGAAGGACTACGTGAACTACGCCAACCTGCTCTTTTCCGGCCAGGAGCCGCCCTCCGAGCTGCTGCGCGCTTACGACGCGGTGATCGCCTACTTCATGACCAAGACGAAGCTGGAGCTGTTCGAGCTGGCGCGCGAGCGCGGCCTGCTGCTCGGCCCGTGCAGCACGATCGAGGACGTGGTCGAATCGCCGCAGTGGCGCGACCGCGGCTACTGGGTGGAAGTCGAGCACCCGGAGCTGGGCAAGAGCTTCCTCTATCCCGGCCCCTTCGTGAAGCTCAGCGCCACGCCGATCCAGTACCGCCGCCGCGCCCCCCTGCTCGGCGAACACAACGCCGAGCTGTTGGGGCAGTGA
- a CDS encoding CoA transferase — protein sequence MTDDLPLAGLKVLDFTWVMAGPAATRYLADYGATVVKVESATKIETGRTLGPAWQGNPDPETSAFMADNNAGKLGVTLNIRTESGQALARKLVQWADVVCEAFTPKVMRSCGLDYAALQRISPGLIMLSTSLNGLTGPYAQVAGYGTLGAALAGFAPFVEWPDRAPAGPFSAYTDYVAPKFAVAALLAALEHRRLTGEGQHLDMAQSEASIHFLGEAVLEFTANGRVWPPAGNSDRLLCPNGGYPAAGDDRWVALSVGSEQQWQALARLAGPALAGDARFATAEGRRRNEAALDAAIAAWTASQPPRELEAALQAAGVPASEVVTIAGAFEEPQLEARQHFIKVAHPVLGECFVENSRTKMLGTPAQITRANATLGEHTDYVLRELLGLGDDEIIEAVASGAVE from the coding sequence ATGACCGATGATCTGCCGCTGGCCGGCTTGAAAGTTCTCGACTTCACCTGGGTGATGGCCGGGCCGGCGGCCACGCGGTATCTAGCCGACTACGGCGCCACGGTGGTCAAGGTCGAGAGCGCCACCAAGATCGAGACGGGGCGCACGCTCGGCCCGGCCTGGCAGGGCAATCCCGACCCAGAAACCTCGGCCTTCATGGCCGACAACAACGCCGGCAAGCTCGGCGTCACGCTCAACATCCGCACCGAGTCAGGACAGGCGCTGGCGCGGAAGTTGGTACAGTGGGCCGACGTGGTGTGCGAGGCGTTTACGCCGAAGGTCATGCGCTCCTGCGGGCTGGATTACGCCGCGCTGCAGCGCATCAGCCCCGGCCTGATCATGCTCAGCACCTCGCTCAACGGCCTGACGGGGCCCTACGCGCAGGTGGCGGGCTACGGCACACTGGGGGCGGCGCTGGCCGGCTTCGCGCCCTTCGTCGAGTGGCCCGACCGCGCCCCCGCCGGCCCCTTCAGCGCCTACACCGATTACGTGGCGCCGAAATTCGCCGTGGCCGCGCTGCTGGCCGCGCTGGAGCACCGCCGCCTCACCGGCGAGGGCCAGCACCTCGACATGGCCCAGTCGGAGGCCTCGATCCACTTCCTCGGCGAGGCAGTACTGGAGTTCACGGCAAACGGCCGCGTCTGGCCGCCCGCCGGCAACAGCGACCGCCTGCTCTGCCCCAACGGCGGCTATCCCGCCGCGGGCGATGATCGCTGGGTCGCGCTCTCGGTTGGCTCGGAGCAGCAGTGGCAGGCACTGGCGCGGCTGGCCGGACCGGCGCTTGCCGGCGACGCGCGCTTCGCCACGGCGGAGGGACGGCGGCGTAACGAGGCGGCGCTGGACGCGGCGATCGCGGCCTGGACCGCGTCGCAGCCGCCGCGCGAGCTGGAGGCGGCGTTGCAGGCGGCGGGCGTGCCCGCAAGCGAGGTCGTGACGATCGCCGGCGCCTTCGAGGAGCCGCAGCTCGAGGCGCGACAGCACTTCATCAAGGTCGCCCATCCTGTGCTGGGCGAGTGCTTCGTTGAAAACTCGCGCACGAAGATGCTGGGCACGCCGGCGCAGATTACGCGGGCCAACGCCACCCTGGGCGAGCACACCGACTACGTGCTGCGCGAGCTGCTCGGCCTGGGCGACGACGAGATCATCGAGGCCGTGGCCAGCGGCGCGGTGGAGTGA
- a CDS encoding S41 family peptidase, whose product MRVRFAVRVLYEEYVTPLDPAQLFGDAWQGAANALQQAGVQNLPPPPVFPHDFDAAAALHTAAFPALERLAQGRLSDRQIIDAALKQLGARRNDCHTQYLPPDLAPQAAANLRGQAKQLVGVQFSTQAPLRIVAVTPGSDAERAGLRRGLLVIAVNGEPVGQQTPAQALASVARHNQDGQPSSFGVAEPGGAPFDVTLTPQPIPLAMAVREPGNLGLLRFDTFALGDAQYQELRQDLARFESEGVRGWILDLRFNGGGQPPDKIAGLFLQSGLLWTMVTRDGAPEAHSAAGNTLPVQRPLVVLTGRGSLSSAEILAAVLQTFGRAKVVGEQTSGCVGEAKIEGLLDGSWLEFSIARVLIGPQQRNIAGSGVMPDVAVAPDDAAANDPQLLAAIRLLQQEAVGP is encoded by the coding sequence GTGCGCGTGCGCTTCGCCGTGCGCGTGCTCTACGAGGAGTACGTCACGCCGCTGGACCCGGCGCAGCTCTTCGGCGACGCCTGGCAGGGCGCGGCGAACGCCTTGCAGCAGGCCGGCGTGCAGAACCTGCCGCCGCCGCCCGTCTTTCCGCACGACTTCGACGCGGCGGCCGCGCTGCACACGGCCGCCTTCCCCGCGCTGGAACGGCTGGCGCAGGGCCGTCTCTCCGACCGGCAGATCATCGACGCGGCGCTGAAGCAGCTAGGCGCGCGGCGCAACGACTGCCACACGCAGTACCTGCCGCCGGACCTGGCGCCGCAGGCCGCGGCCAATCTGCGCGGCCAGGCGAAGCAGCTCGTCGGCGTGCAGTTCAGCACGCAGGCGCCGCTGCGCATCGTCGCCGTCACGCCCGGCAGCGACGCCGAGCGGGCCGGGTTGCGTCGCGGTCTGCTGGTGATCGCGGTCAACGGCGAGCCGGTCGGCCAGCAGACGCCGGCGCAGGCGCTGGCCTCCGTCGCGCGGCACAACCAGGACGGCCAGCCCAGCAGCTTCGGCGTGGCCGAGCCGGGCGGCGCGCCGTTCGACGTGACGCTCACACCGCAGCCGATTCCGCTGGCCATGGCGGTGCGCGAGCCGGGCAATCTCGGCCTGCTACGCTTCGACACGTTTGCGCTGGGCGACGCGCAGTACCAGGAGCTGCGGCAAGACCTGGCGCGGTTCGAGTCCGAGGGCGTGCGCGGCTGGATCCTCGACCTGCGCTTCAACGGCGGCGGCCAGCCGCCCGACAAGATCGCCGGCCTCTTCCTGCAAAGCGGTCTGCTGTGGACGATGGTGACGCGCGACGGTGCGCCGGAAGCGCACAGCGCCGCGGGCAACACCCTGCCCGTTCAGCGGCCACTCGTTGTGCTCACCGGCCGCGGCAGCCTCTCCAGCGCCGAGATCCTGGCCGCCGTGTTGCAGACGTTCGGGCGGGCGAAGGTCGTGGGCGAGCAGACGAGCGGCTGCGTGGGCGAGGCGAAGATCGAAGGGCTGCTGGACGGCTCCTGGCTCGAATTCTCGATCGCCCGCGTGCTGATCGGGCCGCAGCAGCGCAATATCGCCGGCAGCGGCGTCATGCCCGACGTGGCCGTCGCGCCGGACGACGCGGCCGCGAACGATCCACAACTGCTCGCCGCGATTCGCCTGCTGCAACAAGAGGCCGTCGGGCCATGA
- a CDS encoding MFS transporter, which yields MNVAVGVRERWESASATERRRAMGLLGVSAAHATNHMYGALLPLIYPLVQDQFHFNFSTLGIIIALSNLCSGVLQALFSYINRRVSARTLIGWENVALSLCVALMAASGNVVQFGALKMAGSVAGSPQHPVGSAYCAEEFPPERRGFALAAHVGGGNVGTLIVPLLGAVMISAFGWRLTLLLWAIPIGLMGVLTFFLLREDPERAARAAAEPPDAGVWPELKAMLSRKTVVLILVAATIAAGGRGLGVITTYVPSYLKTGLGFGNVTTGVLFNILLVGSVVGTLAAGRLSDRFGRKPMLITAYSAALVSMLLLVFAGNALWALFPLLLALGITAYAESPVIQSFFADAIGSGSHRIGFGLYFTIGYGIGSVWAAIIGAVIDRYGFHAAFLLMGASYVAAALVLLPTTDIAGTRRRAG from the coding sequence GTGAACGTTGCGGTCGGCGTGCGCGAGCGCTGGGAGTCGGCCTCGGCCACGGAGCGGCGGCGGGCGATGGGCCTGCTCGGCGTCAGCGCGGCGCACGCCACCAACCACATGTACGGCGCCCTGCTGCCGCTGATCTACCCGCTCGTGCAGGACCAGTTCCACTTCAACTTCAGCACGCTGGGCATCATCATCGCCCTCTCGAACCTCTGCAGCGGCGTCCTGCAGGCCCTGTTCAGTTACATCAACCGCCGCGTCTCGGCGCGCACGCTGATCGGCTGGGAGAACGTCGCGCTCAGTCTCTGCGTGGCGCTGATGGCGGCCAGCGGCAACGTCGTGCAGTTCGGCGCCCTGAAAATGGCGGGCAGCGTCGCCGGCAGCCCGCAGCACCCGGTGGGCAGCGCCTACTGCGCCGAGGAGTTTCCGCCGGAGCGGCGCGGCTTCGCCCTGGCCGCGCACGTAGGCGGCGGCAATGTCGGCACGCTGATCGTACCCCTGCTCGGCGCGGTGATGATCAGCGCCTTCGGCTGGCGGCTGACGCTGCTGCTCTGGGCGATTCCCATCGGCCTGATGGGCGTGCTCACCTTCTTTCTGCTGCGGGAAGACCCGGAGCGCGCGGCCCGCGCCGCGGCCGAGCCGCCCGACGCCGGCGTCTGGCCGGAGCTGAAGGCGATGCTCAGCCGCAAGACGGTCGTGCTGATCCTCGTCGCCGCCACGATCGCCGCGGGCGGGCGTGGCCTCGGCGTGATCACGACCTATGTGCCGTCGTACCTCAAGACGGGGCTTGGCTTCGGCAACGTCACGACCGGCGTGCTGTTCAACATTCTGCTCGTCGGCTCCGTGGTTGGCACGCTTGCGGCCGGGCGGCTTTCGGACAGGTTCGGCCGCAAGCCGATGCTGATCACGGCCTACAGCGCGGCGCTGGTCTCGATGTTGCTGCTGGTGTTCGCCGGCAACGCGCTCTGGGCACTGTTCCCGCTGTTGCTGGCGCTGGGCATCACGGCCTATGCCGAGAGTCCGGTGATCCAGTCGTTCTTCGCCGATGCGATCGGCTCGGGCTCGCACCGCATCGGCTTCGGCCTGTACTTCACGATCGGCTACGGGATTGGCTCGGTCTGGGCGGCGATTATCGGCGCGGTGATTGACCGCTACGGTTTCCATGCGGCCTTCCTGCTGATGGGCGCTTCCTACGTCGCGGCGGCGCTGGTGCTGCTGCCCACGACCGACATCGCCGGCACGCGCAGGCGAGCGGGCTGA
- a CDS encoding LLM class flavin-dependent oxidoreductase translates to MKFVSFNLMPYRELPDDFEQKYPSVWVTPPKTLYDPKRGHRFYHDYVDELEFSIDLGFDGVGVNEHHSNAYGLMPSPNLFGSILARTIRKQDQTSLLVLGNSLALYNPPIRVAEEFAMLDVLTGGRFIAGFPVGTSMDTNYAYGVNPAELRERYYEAHDLVMKTWTTDELFMWNGKYNQLRYVNPWPRPAQRPHPPVWIPGGGSVETYDFAINHKYSFSYLSFFGHQYAQKVMDQFWDRAAKLDGDMNPYRAGFAQIVCVSETDARAQSDYEEHVRYFFNKCLHVDPRVAEAPGYRTVKSLRAGLRSQFDGTMKSAAVLLKEGLSWQELNDMGFIVAGSPATVAQRFREFSEKLHVGNVMLLLQIGSMPHWLTMKNLQLFAEEVMPKVRPVFGEWDASHYWPSGFPEDADGADHATGSARKEPAPAFGD, encoded by the coding sequence GTGAAATTCGTCTCCTTCAACCTGATGCCCTACCGCGAGTTGCCCGACGACTTCGAGCAGAAGTACCCCAGCGTCTGGGTGACGCCGCCGAAGACGCTCTACGACCCGAAGCGCGGTCATCGCTTCTACCACGACTACGTGGACGAGCTGGAGTTCTCGATCGACCTGGGCTTCGACGGTGTGGGCGTGAATGAGCACCACTCCAACGCCTACGGCCTGATGCCCTCGCCCAACCTCTTTGGCTCGATCCTGGCGCGCACGATCCGCAAGCAGGACCAGACCTCGCTGCTGGTGCTGGGCAACAGCCTGGCGCTCTACAATCCACCGATCCGCGTGGCGGAAGAGTTCGCCATGCTCGACGTGCTCACCGGCGGCCGCTTCATCGCCGGCTTCCCCGTCGGCACCTCGATGGACACCAACTACGCTTACGGCGTCAACCCGGCCGAGCTGCGCGAGCGCTACTACGAAGCGCACGACCTGGTGATGAAGACCTGGACCACGGACGAGCTGTTCATGTGGAACGGCAAGTACAACCAGCTGCGCTATGTGAACCCCTGGCCGCGGCCGGCGCAGCGCCCGCATCCGCCGGTCTGGATTCCCGGCGGCGGCAGCGTGGAGACCTACGACTTCGCGATCAACCACAAGTATTCGTTCTCCTACCTCAGCTTCTTCGGCCACCAGTACGCGCAGAAGGTGATGGACCAGTTCTGGGACCGCGCCGCCAAGCTGGACGGCGACATGAACCCGTATCGGGCCGGCTTCGCGCAGATCGTCTGCGTCTCGGAGACGGACGCGCGGGCGCAGAGCGACTACGAAGAGCACGTACGCTACTTCTTCAACAAGTGCCTGCACGTCGATCCGCGCGTGGCAGAGGCGCCGGGCTACCGCACGGTGAAGAGCCTGCGCGCCGGCCTGCGCTCGCAGTTCGACGGCACGATGAAGAGCGCCGCCGTGCTGCTCAAAGAGGGACTCTCCTGGCAAGAGCTGAACGACATGGGCTTCATCGTCGCCGGCTCGCCGGCAACGGTGGCGCAGCGCTTCCGCGAGTTCTCGGAGAAGCTGCACGTCGGCAACGTGATGCTGCTCTTGCAGATCGGCTCGATGCCGCACTGGCTGACGATGAAGAACCTGCAGCTCTTCGCCGAAGAGGTCATGCCCAAAGTGCGGCCGGTCTTCGGTGAGTGGGACGCCTCGCACTACTGGCCCTCCGGCTTCCCGGAGGACGCCGACGGGGCAGACCATGCAACCGGCTCGGCGCGCAAGGAGCCGGCGCCCGCCTTCGGCGATTAG
- a CDS encoding alpha/beta fold hydrolase, with amino-acid sequence MAQPKDQLIPANERVTFQLKVAGQGEPVVFLHGAGGLLWDPFLDALSDRFTVYAPFLPGTGNSTGLENILGFWDLCLAYYDLFDKLGLESASVVGHSLGGMIAAELAATDQSRVRRLGLIAPAGLWLEETPIPDIFAMSPAELLSHVVADVDSPLGKMMQQTPSDIDALMEMTIARVQNMQAAAKFLWPIPDKGLKHRAYRIKAPTLLIWGKQDKLIPPVYADEFKRLIPEAQVTLIDNASHLVTLEQTAPVIEALSGFLAKQPAAALA; translated from the coding sequence ATGGCCCAACCGAAGGACCAGCTAATCCCCGCCAACGAGCGCGTGACCTTCCAGCTGAAGGTCGCCGGCCAGGGCGAGCCCGTCGTCTTCCTGCACGGCGCCGGCGGCCTGCTCTGGGATCCGTTCCTCGATGCGCTCTCCGACCGCTTCACGGTCTATGCACCGTTCCTGCCCGGCACCGGCAACTCCACGGGACTGGAGAATATCCTCGGCTTCTGGGATCTCTGCCTGGCCTACTACGATCTGTTCGACAAGCTGGGGCTGGAGTCGGCCAGCGTCGTCGGCCACTCGCTGGGCGGCATGATCGCGGCCGAGCTGGCAGCGACGGACCAGAGCCGCGTGCGCCGCCTCGGGCTGATCGCGCCGGCCGGCCTCTGGCTGGAGGAGACGCCGATCCCCGACATCTTCGCCATGTCGCCGGCCGAACTGCTCAGCCATGTGGTCGCGGACGTCGATTCGCCGCTGGGCAAGATGATGCAGCAGACGCCTTCCGACATCGACGCGCTGATGGAAATGACGATCGCGCGCGTGCAGAACATGCAGGCGGCGGCGAAGTTCCTGTGGCCGATCCCCGACAAGGGCCTGAAGCACCGCGCCTACCGCATCAAGGCGCCGACGCTCTTGATCTGGGGCAAGCAGGACAAGCTCATCCCGCCGGTCTACGCCGACGAGTTCAAGCGGCTGATTCCGGAGGCGCAGGTCACGCTGATCGACAACGCCTCGCACCTGGTGACGCTGGAGCAGACGGCACCGGTGATCGAGGCGCT